From a single Intestinibaculum porci genomic region:
- a CDS encoding DUF5684 domain-containing protein, producing the protein MPGLSDYSQYSWVIALLLIIAWWKIFKKAGRSGILSLIPIVNTWTLFSIAGLSGVTSLFGYLGAFCLSYATIAFSEMMSILGSVLMLIFLVQAVRVSFNLARKFGHGLGFGFGLLFLAPIFSLIIAFSDDAYLPQA; encoded by the coding sequence ATGCCAGGCTTATCAGATTATTCTCAATATTCCTGGGTCATCGCCCTATTATTAATCATCGCCTGGTGGAAAATTTTTAAAAAAGCTGGACGCTCAGGGATTTTATCCCTGATCCCCATTGTCAATACGTGGACGCTCTTTTCAATTGCCGGGTTATCCGGTGTAACATCCCTCTTTGGCTATCTAGGCGCTTTCTGCTTATCTTATGCGACTATCGCTTTTAGTGAGATGATGTCTATTTTAGGCAGCGTGCTGATGCTGATTTTCCTTGTTCAGGCGGTGCGGGTCAGCTTTAACTTAGCCCGTAAGTTTGGCCATGGACTCGGTTTTGGCTTCGGTTTGCTTTTCTTAGCCCCAATCTTTTCCTTGATCATCGCCTTCAGTGATGATGCTTATCTCCCTCAAGCTTAA
- a CDS encoding PTS sugar transporter subunit IIB yields the protein MRDCLEIFKYYLRGQLKNDHLIVTDHEYLFYDQDKVGKILFYDHGFVEEIILYHDQVIFYLYYQFSSYAYAKKNFDGMMRVFRKENPLKKVIICCSGGLTSAYFTQKMNTFLKYNHAPYSVEAAAYDEVKDMVNDHELVLVAPQMRYALTQIQESVPQAHVEPIAPQVFASYDCAQLFKQILDFVKGEDDDSSSI from the coding sequence ATGCGCGATTGTCTGGAAATCTTTAAATACTATTTACGAGGACAACTGAAAAATGATCATCTTATTGTCACTGATCACGAATATCTTTTCTATGATCAGGACAAAGTGGGAAAGATTCTTTTCTATGATCATGGCTTTGTCGAAGAAATCATTTTGTATCATGATCAGGTGATCTTCTATTTATATTATCAGTTTTCCAGCTATGCCTATGCGAAAAAGAATTTCGATGGCATGATGCGCGTCTTTCGGAAAGAAAATCCGCTTAAGAAAGTGATTATCTGTTGCAGCGGGGGATTGACATCAGCTTATTTTACACAAAAGATGAACACGTTCTTAAAGTATAACCACGCCCCTTATAGCGTGGAAGCGGCCGCTTATGATGAAGTCAAAGACATGGTAAACGATCATGAACTCGTGCTCGTTGCCCCGCAAATGCGTTATGCGCTTACGCAGATTCAGGAAAGCGTCCCGCAGGCGCATGTGGAGCCCATCGCTCCACAAGTCTTTGCATCTTATGACTGTGCGCAGCTTTTCAAACAAATTTTAGATTTTGTGAAAGGAGAAGATGATGATTCATCAAGCATTTGA
- a CDS encoding ChbG/HpnK family deacetylase: MIKQLIINADDYGMCESVTQGILKGLHDGVLTSTTAFMNSPTIAQDLILLKHTSYGLGVHLNVTFGKPLTKGHSFINSEGFFKKPKDYGEKIIIDAKELKAEWQAQIEKFIALTHHLPDHIDSHHNIHLLYPEVFDALAKQYHLPARSITYPCVHFTADKAQLDTFRQILNSYDGTLEIMTHPGYCDETLKQLSSLNQERETELAFWCQREVKEALKNIHLSTF, encoded by the coding sequence ATGATCAAACAGCTGATTATTAACGCTGATGACTATGGCATGTGTGAAAGTGTAACGCAGGGCATCCTGAAAGGCTTACACGATGGTGTCCTGACATCAACGACCGCTTTTATGAATAGTCCAACAATTGCGCAGGATTTAATATTATTAAAGCATACTTCTTATGGTTTAGGAGTGCATCTCAATGTCACCTTTGGCAAGCCTTTGACAAAAGGACACAGCTTTATCAATAGCGAAGGCTTTTTCAAAAAGCCTAAAGACTATGGTGAAAAGATCATCATCGATGCAAAAGAACTCAAAGCAGAATGGCAGGCACAAATCGAGAAGTTTATTGCCCTGACGCATCATCTTCCAGATCACATTGACTCGCATCACAATATCCACTTACTTTACCCAGAAGTTTTTGATGCTTTAGCGAAGCAGTATCATTTACCAGCACGCTCGATCACCTATCCGTGTGTCCACTTTACCGCTGACAAAGCGCAGTTAGATACGTTTAGACAAATTTTAAATAGCTATGATGGCACTTTAGAAATCATGACCCATCCTGGTTACTGCGATGAAACCTTAAAGCAGTTATCTTCGCTTAATCAAGAGCGAGAAACAGAACTTGCCTTCTGGTGTCAGAGAGAAGTCAAAGAAGCTTTAAAAAACATTCACTTATCGACATTTTAA
- a CDS encoding tRNA (cytidine(34)-2'-O)-methyltransferase, producing the protein MNHIVLVHPAIPQNTGNIMRTCVATHTKLHLIKPLGFSLDDKHMKRAGLDYIKDLDMTIYENWEEFEAKNPGIYHFYTRYSNRTYTEEDYTMPGEHYLLFGHEHDGIPHDILRAHLNECVRIPMYADSRSLNLSNTVAIGIYECLRQQDFPDLVRHEVQKGEDFLVEESDTLRP; encoded by the coding sequence ATGAATCATATTGTTTTAGTACATCCGGCCATTCCTCAAAATACCGGAAATATCATGCGGACCTGCGTCGCCACGCATACCAAATTACATTTGATCAAGCCATTAGGCTTTTCGTTAGATGATAAACATATGAAAAGAGCTGGCTTAGATTATATTAAAGATTTAGATATGACAATCTATGAAAACTGGGAAGAGTTTGAAGCGAAAAATCCTGGTATTTATCATTTCTATACCCGCTATTCTAACCGCACTTATACGGAAGAAGATTACACGATGCCAGGGGAACATTATCTCTTATTTGGTCATGAACATGATGGTATTCCTCATGATATTTTAAGAGCCCATCTTAATGAATGCGTGCGTATTCCGATGTACGCTGATTCCCGTTCTTTAAATTTATCTAATACGGTAGCGATTGGTATTTACGAATGTTTACGCCAGCAGGATTTCCCCGACTTAGTACGCCATGAAGTGCAAAAAGGAGAAGACTTCCTCGTTGAGGAATCAGATACTTTAAGACCATGA
- a CDS encoding aminopeptidase P family protein, with protein MKELQKILKERHIKYYIIPTDDDHQSEMVGDFYQFRRYLSHFTGSAGTLLVGQDDAYLWTDGRYFLQAQEQLPNDITLMKMRMPGVPTLSEFLAQHLEEDDVLGFDGQVMNASFILDLEEELPFDLKFEDVDLSYIWKDRPKRSHEAVYLYDDTYNGMDYKIKLEWVRDYMDANEINHHLIASLDDIAWLFNIRGNDIPCTPVALAFAIVHETTATLYLQKGTYDQEFIDHFKDNVIIKDYEDVYKDVANLNGTLLVDLSHINYQLFNHINCEFYDEPNPTQWFKAIKNETEIKNTTWAHIKDGVAVTKFMYYLKNNIQEGTHTEMSLAQKLQDFRKEQVNYIEPSFDTICAYKENGAIIHYQATKEHNSVVKPEGLLMIDSGGQYLEGTTDITRTFVLGDLTNEERRDFTLVAKCWLGLMNLKFPYGMTGVNVDTVARAPLWAYGLDFRHGTGHGVGHFLSVHEGPQGIRPFDEESVKIEPGMITSDEPGVYIEGSHGIRHENLLLCVKAEKTDYGQFLKFVPLTMVPLDLDGLDVSLLSEQEKAQLNSYHDQVYKTISPYLTKEEREWLAIYTRAI; from the coding sequence ATGAAAGAATTACAGAAAATATTAAAAGAAAGACATATTAAATATTACATTATTCCAACGGATGATGATCATCAGAGTGAAATGGTTGGTGATTTCTATCAGTTCCGTCGTTACCTCTCCCACTTTACCGGTTCTGCCGGGACCCTTTTAGTTGGTCAGGATGACGCTTATTTATGGACGGATGGCCGTTATTTCCTGCAGGCACAGGAGCAGCTGCCAAATGATATTACACTCATGAAAATGCGTATGCCCGGGGTGCCAACCTTAAGTGAATTTCTCGCACAGCACTTAGAAGAAGATGATGTCTTAGGCTTTGATGGTCAGGTTATGAACGCTTCTTTTATTCTTGATTTAGAAGAAGAATTACCTTTTGACTTAAAGTTTGAAGATGTCGACCTCAGCTATATCTGGAAAGATCGTCCAAAGCGCTCTCATGAAGCGGTTTATTTATATGATGATACTTATAATGGCATGGATTATAAGATCAAATTAGAATGGGTGCGTGATTATATGGATGCCAATGAGATCAATCATCATTTAATTGCCTCATTAGATGATATTGCCTGGCTCTTTAATATCCGCGGAAATGATATTCCATGTACCCCCGTTGCCCTCGCCTTTGCGATCGTCCACGAAACAACCGCCACATTGTATTTGCAGAAAGGGACATATGATCAGGAATTCATTGATCATTTCAAAGACAACGTGATCATTAAAGATTATGAAGATGTTTATAAAGACGTCGCCAATCTCAATGGCACGCTCTTGGTTGATTTAAGCCATATTAACTATCAGCTTTTCAATCATATTAACTGTGAATTCTATGATGAACCTAACCCTACCCAGTGGTTTAAAGCGATCAAAAATGAAACCGAAATCAAGAATACCACTTGGGCTCATATTAAAGATGGTGTCGCGGTCACAAAGTTTATGTATTACCTGAAAAATAACATTCAGGAAGGCACTCATACAGAAATGAGCTTAGCCCAAAAACTGCAAGACTTCAGAAAAGAGCAGGTCAATTATATTGAACCTTCATTTGATACAATTTGTGCCTATAAAGAAAATGGCGCTATTATCCATTATCAGGCTACTAAGGAACATAACAGCGTAGTTAAGCCTGAAGGCTTATTAATGATTGATAGCGGCGGTCAGTATTTAGAAGGGACGACGGATATTACCCGCACCTTTGTTTTAGGTGATTTGACAAACGAAGAACGGCGTGACTTTACCTTAGTAGCGAAATGCTGGCTAGGCTTAATGAATCTGAAATTCCCCTATGGCATGACTGGGGTCAACGTTGATACTGTAGCCCGCGCGCCTTTATGGGCTTATGGTTTAGATTTCAGACATGGCACAGGCCATGGCGTAGGCCACTTCTTAAGCGTCCATGAAGGACCACAAGGTATTCGTCCATTTGATGAAGAAAGCGTTAAAATCGAACCGGGGATGATCACTTCTGATGAACCAGGTGTGTATATTGAAGGCAGTCATGGCATTCGTCACGAAAACCTCCTGCTTTGTGTCAAAGCGGAAAAAACTGATTATGGTCAGTTCTTAAAGTTTGTCCCATTAACGATGGTGCCATTAGACTTAGATGGCTTAGATGTCAGCCTCTTAAGCGAGCAGGAAAAAGCTCAGCTCAACAGCTACCACGATCAGGTTTATAAAACCATCTCTCCTTATTTAACGAAGGAAGAAAGGGAATGGCTAGCCATTTATACAAGGGCTATTTAA
- the rbr gene encoding rubrerythrin, whose amino-acid sequence MNLKNTKTAENLLHAFAGESQARARYTYFASQAKKDGYVQIQNIFEETANQEKEHAKRLMKLLVAGGLKGESLKVEGSFPIMLGTTAENLKSAAAGENEEWTDMYPTYAKIADEEGFPEIAAILRNIARAEKMHEARYLTLLKDVEDGTFFKKDHKVLWKCNNCGFVIESETAPERCPACDHPQSYFEVYTFPFLDD is encoded by the coding sequence ATGAACTTAAAGAACACTAAAACTGCAGAAAACTTATTACATGCCTTTGCTGGCGAATCACAGGCAAGAGCCCGTTACACTTACTTTGCTTCTCAGGCTAAGAAAGATGGTTATGTACAGATTCAGAACATCTTTGAAGAAACAGCTAACCAGGAAAAAGAACATGCTAAACGCTTAATGAAATTATTAGTAGCTGGCGGCTTAAAAGGCGAATCTTTAAAAGTTGAAGGCAGCTTCCCTATTATGCTTGGCACAACCGCTGAAAACTTAAAGAGTGCCGCTGCTGGCGAAAACGAAGAATGGACAGATATGTATCCAACATATGCAAAAATCGCTGATGAAGAAGGATTCCCTGAAATTGCGGCGATCTTAAGAAATATCGCCCGTGCTGAAAAGATGCATGAAGCGCGCTATCTGACATTATTAAAAGATGTTGAAGATGGTACTTTCTTCAAGAAAGATCACAAAGTATTATGGAAATGTAATAACTGTGGTTTCGTTATTGAAAGCGAAACAGCGCCAGAACGCTGCCCAGCATGTGATCATCCACAGTCATACTTCGAAGTTTACACTTTCCCATTCTTAGATGATTAA
- a CDS encoding family 1 glycosylhydrolase produces MYFDTKLPKDLLWGVYLNEGYSDLKILKEMHVTACQIALHPGEDLHALLQTCLQAHITPILTISYGDYLKDLGNWEERSIIKRFVDYVEKVYTAYKDQVHHFVIFDQPHFLPDTSLSKLYQVMHYIFVAQAQAVLCLKAHDPSLCVGSMVNDIVGLPHARPLDALALSDYNEIENYSMMDIYGYGRYPALVRRYLANQDIQLDMTLSDRQVLKQAAALTDFMGLHYEMCVLVGFNSLSGSYTSGILGAYQISSGRRDPLGLRLAMRTMTSRYDCPILINFHLKEHQGDDDFDTIDDLREHVKEMKKAVGDGSQILGFMIDQTSSFKKSSAYYKQLIMSNGEEL; encoded by the coding sequence ATGTATTTTGATACCAAACTCCCCAAAGACCTTCTTTGGGGAGTTTATCTCAATGAGGGATATAGCGATCTCAAAATCCTTAAAGAGATGCATGTGACCGCCTGTCAGATCGCCCTTCATCCTGGTGAAGATCTTCATGCCTTATTACAGACATGTTTACAGGCCCATATCACCCCGATTCTAACCATTTCCTATGGCGATTATTTAAAAGACTTAGGCAACTGGGAAGAACGTTCTATTATTAAGCGTTTTGTCGATTATGTTGAAAAGGTTTATACCGCTTATAAAGATCAGGTTCATCACTTTGTGATCTTTGATCAGCCCCATTTCTTACCCGATACTTCATTATCAAAACTGTATCAGGTCATGCATTATATATTTGTGGCGCAGGCCCAGGCTGTTTTATGTCTCAAAGCGCATGATCCTAGCCTTTGTGTAGGCTCGATGGTTAATGATATCGTCGGCCTGCCGCATGCGCGTCCTCTTGACGCCTTAGCGTTAAGTGATTATAACGAGATTGAAAACTACAGTATGATGGATATTTACGGCTATGGCCGTTATCCGGCTTTGGTGCGCCGTTATCTTGCAAACCAAGATATTCAGTTAGATATGACGCTAAGTGATCGCCAGGTTTTAAAACAGGCGGCTGCTTTGACCGATTTTATGGGTCTGCATTATGAAATGTGCGTCTTAGTCGGCTTTAATTCTTTAAGCGGGAGTTATACTTCAGGAATCTTAGGAGCCTATCAAATCTCTTCGGGCCGTCGTGATCCATTAGGTTTACGTTTAGCGATGCGCACGATGACTTCCCGTTATGACTGTCCAATTCTGATTAATTTTCATCTTAAAGAGCATCAAGGGGATGATGATTTTGATACGATCGATGATTTACGGGAACATGTCAAAGAAATGAAAAAAGCGGTTGGTGATGGCAGTCAGATCTTAGGCTTTATGATCGATCAAACAAGCAGCTTTAAGAAAAGCAGTGCTTATTATAAACAGCTGATCATGTCAAACGGAGAAGAGCTATGA
- a CDS encoding TIGR01906 family membrane protein, with protein MKNYLMTYHKRDVGMAFLLSTLIIDAAVLFVTFVPLIYKANIDGFALNRVTGLSNDQIVTSFTTICQYLSIFHHGPLQVPYFTLSKHALIHFADVRKVMIVLQLYLPIGAVLAFFLIQKAIKEREVSYLKLTAIISALILIFFGFVGLSDFSSAFTMMHQLLFHNNYWLMDPLVDPVINIFPEEFFKLCLIAILIIIIVINALLVALYAYFKPRLIKDPLEK; from the coding sequence ATGAAAAACTATCTGATGACGTACCATAAACGGGATGTCGGGATGGCTTTTCTTTTAAGTACATTGATTATTGATGCAGCGGTGCTGTTTGTGACCTTTGTGCCGCTCATTTATAAAGCGAATATTGATGGTTTTGCCTTAAACCGGGTCACCGGTTTAAGCAATGACCAGATCGTCACCTCTTTTACGACGATCTGCCAGTATTTATCAATCTTCCATCATGGTCCTTTACAGGTACCTTACTTTACCTTAAGTAAGCATGCTTTGATTCACTTTGCGGATGTCCGCAAAGTGATGATCGTCTTACAGCTCTATTTGCCTATTGGTGCTGTTTTGGCGTTCTTTCTTATTCAAAAAGCGATTAAAGAGCGGGAAGTCAGTTATCTGAAACTGACGGCTATTATTTCAGCGTTGATTCTTATCTTTTTTGGTTTTGTCGGTTTAAGTGATTTCTCTTCCGCTTTTACGATGATGCATCAGCTTTTATTTCATAATAACTACTGGCTGATGGATCCCTTAGTGGATCCGGTCATCAATATCTTCCCAGAAGAGTTCTTTAAACTGTGCTTAATCGCTATTTTGATTATCATTATTGTGATCAATGCCTTATTAGTAGCTTTATATGCTTATTTCAAGCCACGTTTGATCAAAGATCCATTGGAGAAGTAG
- a CDS encoding phosphatase PAP2 family protein, translated as MIHQAFDYNILKAIHAFAVATHGFFTPFMRFVSYSCDLSKGYPVLILGIILLFFKKTRKTGLALLAAIVLGVLFTNIFIKNVVGRSRPYNAHIAEYVRWWKYTGATVEGEIYSFPSGHSTSIMAAMMVLFLSLNKKYSWLFLLFALLVGFSRNYLMVHYPTDVLAGLCLGAVCGLFSYFVVNRFVKMKNT; from the coding sequence ATGATTCATCAAGCATTTGATTACAACATTTTAAAAGCGATTCATGCCTTTGCCGTGGCAACCCACGGTTTTTTCACGCCCTTTATGCGTTTTGTATCCTATTCCTGTGATTTAAGTAAAGGTTATCCGGTCTTAATCTTAGGTATTATCCTTTTGTTTTTCAAGAAAACAAGAAAAACGGGATTAGCGTTATTAGCGGCTATTGTTTTAGGCGTTCTCTTCACCAACATTTTTATTAAAAATGTGGTTGGACGCAGTCGTCCGTATAATGCCCATATTGCCGAGTATGTGCGGTGGTGGAAATATACCGGGGCAACGGTCGAAGGAGAAATCTATTCCTTTCCCTCTGGTCATTCAACTTCCATCATGGCCGCAATGATGGTGCTATTCCTGAGTCTCAATAAGAAATACTCATGGTTATTTCTTCTCTTTGCTTTGTTAGTAGGCTTTAGTCGTAACTATCTGATGGTCCATTATCCAACCGATGTTTTAGCCGGTTTATGTTTAGGCGCAGTTTGCGGCTTATTTTCTTACTTTGTCGTCAATAGATTTGTGAAAATGAAAAACACGTAA
- a CDS encoding NUDIX domain-containing protein — MSCQTYAPETLEHYDIAIIISTYQSQLLLSRHKKSANWEFQGGPIQEGESQIMAAKRILMEESGAVTFNLQPLCDFTKDDLQGICFMANIYDLGQLGECEMRERKSFEALPVDHLMYPEISDLLMKAKRAFDEQN; from the coding sequence ATGAGTTGTCAGACATATGCCCCTGAAACGCTGGAACATTATGATATAGCGATCATTATTTCCACATATCAGTCGCAGTTATTATTGAGCCGACATAAGAAAAGTGCGAACTGGGAATTTCAGGGAGGACCAATTCAAGAAGGGGAAAGCCAGATCATGGCTGCCAAAAGAATCCTGATGGAAGAATCAGGAGCTGTCACATTTAACTTACAGCCGCTTTGTGACTTCACAAAAGATGATTTACAAGGCATCTGTTTTATGGCAAATATTTATGATTTAGGTCAGTTAGGGGAATGTGAAATGAGAGAACGGAAATCCTTTGAGGCATTACCCGTTGATCATTTGATGTACCCGGAAATTAGTGATTTACTAATGAAGGCAAAAAGAGCGTTCGATGAACAAAATTAA
- a CDS encoding alpha/beta hydrolase — translation MKKSKLVLGSIVAGAVTGAAAMYKATVDFTKNMLYRNEIERTNVDDLDVDVIRLKNSRGLVLYGYLRKHDNAQRTLVMCHRLGENAGSLKTAAQAFEKLLPETNILLLDAAAHGTSDGYIRGFGYKDADDLEEWNNYLIEQFGEDMKIVMYGEGMGANTILNASGLGKLKNVTAIVSNGAYDNVSGYLSYHIFKKYKVTPKLSPIVMKNIFKNEAGMDIADMDTVRLVKNNMIPTIFMHSKEDADVPFRDVFELYNSNGGKAVLFPIKELHFYDMNQDDDYSKILSDFLKDNA, via the coding sequence ATGAAAAAGAGTAAATTAGTATTAGGATCGATCGTGGCAGGCGCTGTGACAGGCGCAGCTGCAATGTACAAAGCAACGGTAGATTTTACCAAAAATATGCTTTATCGTAATGAAATTGAACGTACCAACGTGGATGATTTAGACGTTGATGTCATCCGTCTTAAAAATAGCCGAGGCTTAGTGCTCTATGGTTATTTAAGAAAACATGACAATGCGCAAAGAACGTTAGTAATGTGTCATCGCTTAGGCGAAAATGCCGGCAGTCTCAAAACTGCTGCCCAGGCCTTTGAAAAACTTTTACCAGAAACGAATATTCTTTTATTAGATGCGGCTGCGCATGGCACCAGTGATGGATATATTCGCGGCTTTGGTTATAAAGATGCTGATGATTTAGAAGAATGGAATAATTATCTGATCGAACAGTTTGGCGAAGATATGAAGATTGTCATGTATGGTGAAGGGATGGGCGCCAATACTATCTTAAATGCGTCTGGTTTAGGCAAATTAAAAAATGTCACTGCCATTGTCTCTAATGGCGCTTATGATAATGTCTCAGGATATCTGTCTTATCATATTTTTAAGAAGTATAAAGTAACACCTAAGTTATCGCCAATTGTGATGAAGAATATCTTCAAGAATGAAGCGGGTATGGATATTGCGGATATGGACACGGTCCGTTTAGTGAAGAATAACATGATCCCAACCATTTTCATGCATTCGAAAGAAGATGCGGATGTGCCATTTAGAGATGTCTTTGAACTTTACAACAGCAATGGCGGAAAAGCCGTGCTTTTCCCAATCAAAGAATTACATTTCTATGATATGAACCAGGATGATGATTACTCAAAGATTTTATCGGATTTCTTAAAGGATAACGCCTAA
- a CDS encoding NADPH-dependent FMN reductase — protein MKKILIIIGSPKKNSFNKAFAKQAMALLQGHATIEVLDFHDLPFMSPDLEDPRPDAVNRVLQKVQEADGLWIFASEYNLGPSAYLKNLLDWCSRPISHHFEDGTYVTGKKVTFTSVAGRSAGKYVLVALNQMCAYMGMDIMKEHQTGVGLEQADFDEDIPHFREEHFLMLERQVTSFLAFISQ, from the coding sequence ATGAAGAAAATACTCATTATTATTGGTTCCCCAAAAAAGAATTCATTTAATAAAGCTTTTGCGAAGCAGGCAATGGCTTTATTACAAGGTCATGCCACCATTGAAGTCTTAGATTTTCATGATTTGCCTTTTATGTCACCGGATTTAGAGGATCCTCGCCCTGACGCTGTCAATCGTGTTTTACAAAAGGTGCAGGAAGCGGATGGCTTGTGGATCTTTGCATCGGAATATAATTTAGGACCGAGCGCTTATTTAAAAAACTTACTCGACTGGTGTTCTCGTCCCATCTCCCATCATTTTGAAGACGGCACCTATGTGACGGGGAAGAAAGTGACCTTTACTAGCGTGGCTGGGCGCAGCGCCGGCAAGTATGTCTTAGTCGCACTTAATCAGATGTGCGCCTATATGGGGATGGATATCATGAAAGAGCATCAGACTGGCGTTGGCTTAGAGCAGGCTGATTTTGATGAAGATATTCCGCATTTTCGAGAAGAACATTTTCTGATGTTAGAGCGTCAGGTGACAAGTTTTCTTGCATTTATCAGTCAATAA
- a CDS encoding XTP/dITP diphosphatase has translation MKEIIVASTNQGKIREIQAMLEDIGITIHSIKDVLGHNPDIEETGSTFVENAVIKAETVMKMVNKPVLADDSGLVVDALDGAPGIYSSRWMGEETSYDIKNQKIIDLVNASGKPRTARFVCAMALAIPGEETITIEETFEGEIYDHIEGENGFGYDPIFYYPPLHKTSATMSMEEKNEHSHRAKALKKLYKILKEK, from the coding sequence ATGAAAGAAATTATTGTAGCGAGTACCAATCAAGGGAAAATCAGAGAAATTCAAGCCATGTTAGAAGACATTGGCATAACGATCCATTCCATCAAAGATGTGTTAGGACATAATCCGGATATTGAAGAAACCGGATCGACATTTGTGGAAAATGCGGTGATCAAAGCTGAAACTGTGATGAAGATGGTCAATAAACCTGTTTTAGCCGATGATTCCGGCTTAGTCGTTGATGCGTTAGATGGTGCCCCAGGCATTTATTCTTCTCGTTGGATGGGAGAAGAGACATCATATGATATCAAAAATCAGAAAATTATCGATTTAGTCAATGCCTCTGGCAAACCGCGCACTGCCCGCTTTGTCTGCGCTATGGCTTTAGCCATTCCGGGCGAAGAAACGATTACTATCGAAGAAACGTTTGAAGGGGAAATCTATGATCATATTGAAGGGGAAAATGGCTTTGGCTATGATCCGATTTTCTACTATCCGCCTTTACATAAAACCAGTGCGACGATGAGTATGGAAGAAAAGAATGAACATTCTCATCGTGCGAAAGCATTAAAGAAACTGTATAAGATTTTAAAGGAGAAATAA
- a CDS encoding QueT transporter family protein translates to MKKIDIQTIAVNGIIAAAYAALTLLLAPISYGSIQMRISELMIFLAFYNKKYIPGLVLGCFLSNLASPLGVYDIVFGTCATLLAVIAMWKVQNRYLGALLGGVFNGLIVGAELTLVFKELPFYLNAFYVFVGEVVILMIGAIVFGLVEKNSAVMKVLHAK, encoded by the coding sequence ATGAAAAAGATTGACATCCAGACGATTGCCGTCAATGGCATTATCGCCGCTGCTTATGCAGCACTGACATTATTATTAGCGCCGATTTCTTATGGCAGTATCCAGATGCGCATCAGTGAATTAATGATCTTCTTAGCATTTTATAATAAGAAGTATATTCCTGGTTTGGTCTTAGGCTGTTTCTTATCGAACTTAGCCTCACCTTTAGGTGTTTATGATATTGTCTTTGGCACCTGTGCAACGCTTTTAGCGGTCATTGCCATGTGGAAAGTGCAGAACCGTTATTTAGGCGCGTTATTAGGCGGTGTCTTTAATGGTTTAATCGTTGGGGCGGAATTAACTTTAGTCTTTAAGGAATTACCATTCTATCTCAATGCATTCTATGTCTTTGTAGGAGAAGTTGTCATTCTGATGATCGGGGCTATCGTCTTTGGCCTGGTTGAAAAAAATAGTGCTGTCATGAAAGTTCTTCATGCGAAATAA
- a CDS encoding HAD family hydrolase gives MIKNIIFDIGNILLRYDPLPYLNSHYDHGAELYALISQSKEWLMLDQGTLTNEEAIAVFTKQNPALKDEIIHYMTHWSELLTPLEEHVNVFKQVKKDYHVYLLSNFHLEAFQMMRQKYPFLQDVDGQVISADVHQLKPDPAIYQTLFTRYHLRPEECLFIDDSKANIDTAKKLGMKTLHIQANDPLEDHLKVLLK, from the coding sequence ATGATTAAAAATATCATTTTCGATATTGGCAATATTCTCTTGCGCTATGATCCCCTTCCTTATTTAAATAGTCATTATGATCATGGCGCAGAGTTATATGCTCTTATCAGCCAATCGAAAGAGTGGCTGATGCTTGATCAGGGCACCCTTACAAATGAAGAAGCGATCGCCGTCTTTACTAAGCAGAATCCGGCTTTGAAAGATGAGATCATCCATTATATGACGCATTGGAGTGAATTATTAACACCGCTTGAAGAACATGTGAACGTCTTCAAGCAAGTCAAAAAAGATTATCATGTCTATTTGCTTTCTAATTTTCACCTAGAAGCATTTCAAATGATGCGTCAGAAATACCCTTTCTTACAGGATGTTGATGGTCAGGTGATTTCCGCAGATGTCCATCAGTTAAAACCTGATCCAGCTATTTATCAGACGCTTTTTACGCGTTATCATCTTCGACCTGAGGAATGTCTGTTTATTGATGATTCAAAGGCTAATATCGATACGGCAAAAAAACTAGGTATGAAAACACTTCATATCCAAGCGAATGATCCCCTTGAAGATCACTTAAAAGTTTTATTAAAATAG